From the genome of Marixanthomonas ophiurae, one region includes:
- a CDS encoding glycosyltransferase, which produces MNSKKTILVAPLHWGLGHATRCIPIIRALIKNNYNVLLASDGGALLLLRKEFPELPYVSLPSYNITYPKKGTFFKLKLLLKIPYIQKIIASEKKVIDKVVSDGKIHAIISDNRWGVRSEKIPSVIITHQLNVLSGSTSYVSSKMHQKLIKKFDACWVPDLEGSINLSGKLGHFKNALSVPFPVTYIGLLSRMQKNKTPIVYDVLCLLSGPEPQRTALEEQLISVFKNSEKKILLVQGVVEDKKKERQAGTIKIINFLQSNELEQAINESACVVSRSGYTTIMDLAAMEKKAFFIPTPGQFEQLYLAKRLKQAGFVPSCKQHKFKIVKLDKISFYKGLKDFNSQPDFKNLFRFFEGE; this is translated from the coding sequence GTGAACAGTAAAAAAACGATTTTGGTCGCCCCTTTACATTGGGGTTTAGGGCATGCTACGCGTTGTATACCCATTATACGGGCGTTAATTAAAAACAATTATAATGTTCTTCTAGCTTCAGATGGAGGTGCTTTATTATTACTTCGGAAAGAATTTCCCGAGTTACCGTACGTTTCGTTACCCTCCTACAATATAACCTATCCTAAAAAGGGGACTTTTTTTAAGCTAAAATTACTATTGAAAATCCCCTATATTCAGAAAATAATTGCTTCAGAAAAAAAAGTAATTGATAAAGTAGTCTCTGACGGGAAAATCCACGCAATAATAAGTGATAACCGTTGGGGTGTACGCAGTGAAAAAATTCCTTCGGTGATTATAACCCATCAACTAAATGTGTTGTCGGGGAGCACCTCGTATGTAAGCAGTAAAATGCATCAAAAATTAATTAAAAAATTTGATGCTTGTTGGGTTCCAGATTTGGAAGGTTCTATTAACTTAAGTGGGAAATTAGGTCATTTTAAAAACGCGCTTTCCGTTCCTTTTCCTGTTACTTATATTGGCTTGTTAAGCCGAATGCAAAAAAATAAAACCCCCATTGTGTATGATGTTTTGTGCTTACTTTCCGGACCAGAACCGCAACGGACAGCTTTGGAGGAGCAATTAATTTCAGTTTTTAAAAATTCAGAAAAAAAGATTTTATTGGTTCAAGGAGTTGTTGAAGACAAAAAAAAAGAAAGGCAAGCAGGGACTATAAAAATTATAAACTTTCTACAAAGCAACGAACTAGAACAGGCTATTAATGAAAGTGCTTGTGTAGTTTCTCGCTCGGGTTACACAACTATTATGGATCTGGCCGCTATGGAAAAGAAAGCTTTTTTTATACCTACACCCGGACAATTTGAGCAACTTTACTTGGCCAAACGTTTAAAACAAGCTGGGTTTGTACCAAGTTGCAAGCAACATAAATTTAAAATAGTGAAATTGGATAAAATTTCGTTTTATAAGGGGCTGAAAGATTTTAACAGCCAACCTGATTTTAAAAATCTATTTCGCTTTTTCGAGGGTGAATGA
- the tyrS gene encoding tyrosine--tRNA ligase: protein MKNFVEELQWRGMVHDVMPDTEEHLMEQMRSAYIGFDPTADSLHIGNLVPIMLLSFYQRCGHKPYALVGGATGMIGDPSGKSNERNLLDEETLQHNQNCVKKQLSQFLDFKSEAENEAVILNNYDWMKEFSFLGFIRDVGKHITVNYMMAKDSVKKRLTGEAADGMSFTEFTYQMVQGYDFYHLYKNYDCTLQMGGSDQWGNITTGTEMIRRIGGGKGYALTCPLITKSDGSKFGKSEGGNVWLDAKRTSPYKFYQYWLNTSDEDAEKYIKIFTFLDKQTIEALVAEHNEAPHARLLQKRLAKEVTVTVHNEEEYEKAVKASEILFGKSTSDDLKTLDEQTFLDVFEGVPQAEIAKTEIENGMDIIAALASETNFLKSNGEARRALQQNSISVNKEKVQEDYKITSDNLINNQFILLQRGKKNYFIIKAV, encoded by the coding sequence GTGAAAAATTTCGTTGAAGAATTGCAATGGCGAGGTATGGTACACGATGTAATGCCAGATACCGAAGAACACCTTATGGAACAAATGCGATCTGCTTATATAGGATTTGATCCTACGGCAGATTCATTACACATTGGGAATTTAGTTCCTATTATGCTGTTGTCTTTTTATCAACGCTGTGGACATAAACCATATGCCTTGGTTGGTGGCGCCACAGGAATGATTGGTGATCCTTCTGGGAAATCGAATGAACGTAACTTATTGGATGAAGAAACCCTTCAGCACAATCAGAATTGTGTAAAAAAACAATTGTCTCAGTTTTTAGATTTTAAATCGGAAGCAGAAAATGAAGCAGTTATATTAAATAACTACGACTGGATGAAAGAGTTTTCATTCTTAGGCTTTATTCGCGATGTTGGAAAGCATATAACGGTTAATTATATGATGGCGAAAGATTCAGTTAAAAAACGTTTAACTGGAGAAGCAGCCGATGGCATGTCTTTTACCGAATTCACTTACCAAATGGTACAAGGCTACGACTTTTACCATTTGTACAAAAACTACGATTGTACCCTACAAATGGGCGGAAGCGACCAATGGGGAAATATCACTACGGGTACCGAAATGATTCGTCGTATTGGTGGTGGAAAAGGTTATGCGTTAACCTGTCCATTAATTACTAAAAGTGATGGTAGTAAGTTTGGAAAGAGTGAAGGCGGAAATGTTTGGCTGGATGCAAAGCGTACTTCTCCGTACAAATTTTACCAATATTGGTTAAACACCAGCGATGAAGATGCTGAAAAGTATATTAAGATATTCACTTTTTTAGATAAACAAACTATTGAAGCTTTGGTTGCTGAGCATAACGAAGCTCCACATGCTAGATTGTTACAAAAACGATTGGCTAAAGAAGTAACCGTAACGGTGCATAATGAAGAAGAATATGAAAAAGCTGTAAAAGCTTCGGAAATATTATTTGGGAAATCAACTTCGGACGATTTAAAAACGTTGGATGAACAAACTTTTTTAGATGTGTTTGAAGGTGTTCCCCAAGCCGAGATTGCCAAAACTGAAATTGAAAACGGAATGGACATTATAGCTGCGCTAGCTTCAGAAACCAATTTCTTGAAATCCAATGGGGAAGCGCGTCGGGCGTTACAACAAAATTCCATTTCGGTGAATAAAGAAAAAGTACAAGAGGATTATAAAATCACTTCAGATAACTTAATAAATAATCAATTTATACTACTGCAACGCGGTAAGAAAAATTACTTTATTATTAAGGCTGTTTAG
- the trmB gene encoding tRNA (guanosine(46)-N7)-methyltransferase TrmB, with protein MGSKNKLKRFKQNETFENVIQPTREEVFSNSLNLKGNWKKNFFKNNKPLVLELGCGKGEYSVNLARNYPDHNFLGIDIKGARFWRGAKTALEEKLDNVGFLRTQIELIDLLFEENEVDEIWITFPDPQIKYKRTKHRLTNEDFLNKYRKVLKPDGLVHLKTDSEFMHGYTLGLLHGLDEKIEYAHHDVYGNAHSPKEVTGIQTFYEQQYLEENKKITYIRFTFR; from the coding sequence GTGGGCAGTAAAAACAAACTAAAACGATTTAAGCAAAACGAGACTTTTGAAAACGTAATCCAACCAACACGGGAAGAAGTATTTTCGAATAGCTTAAACTTAAAAGGAAATTGGAAAAAAAACTTTTTTAAAAATAATAAACCATTAGTGTTAGAACTTGGTTGTGGCAAAGGAGAATATTCAGTAAACTTGGCCCGAAACTATCCAGATCATAATTTTTTAGGAATAGATATTAAAGGAGCTCGCTTTTGGCGTGGTGCCAAGACAGCCTTAGAAGAAAAACTAGACAATGTTGGTTTTCTAAGAACACAAATTGAGTTAATTGATCTTCTTTTTGAAGAAAACGAAGTAGATGAGATCTGGATTACCTTCCCCGATCCACAGATAAAATATAAGCGCACAAAACACCGCCTTACCAATGAAGATTTTTTAAATAAATACCGAAAAGTTTTAAAACCCGACGGTTTAGTACATTTAAAAACCGACAGCGAATTTATGCACGGTTATACCTTGGGATTACTGCATGGTCTTGATGAAAAAATAGAATATGCTCATCACGATGTGTACGGAAACGCCCATTCTCCAAAAGAAGTAACCGGTATCCAAACCTTTTACGAGCAACAATATTTGGAGGAAAACAAAAAGATAACCTATATCAGGTTTACATTCAGATAG
- a CDS encoding NifU family protein: MEEQELKLKVEDALEEIRPFLQSDGGDISLISIDDGKRVVVRLEGACVGCTVNQMTLKSGVEMTIKKHAPQIESVVNVE, from the coding sequence ATGGAAGAGCAAGAATTAAAATTAAAGGTAGAAGATGCGTTGGAAGAAATACGTCCATTTCTTCAAAGCGATGGGGGAGACATTTCCCTTATCTCTATAGATGATGGGAAAAGAGTAGTGGTGCGTTTAGAAGGTGCATGCGTAGGCTGTACCGTAAACCAAATGACCCTAAAAAGTGGCGTGGAAATGACTATTAAAAAACATGCTCCCCAAATTGAAAGTGTAGTAAATGTAGAGTAA
- a CDS encoding DUF4296 domain-containing protein → MKYLFFILFFAAFGCQSVEKPKKPDNLISEEKMIEIMMESYISNAARSVNNRKIRSYGLKLDSVIYAKYNVDSTQVSNSNNYYAANLEDYESMFQIIDERLKALKKEADSIQKLEEANKSEEEKVKDSVSEQSGLVPALQASSQDSIE, encoded by the coding sequence ATGAAGTATCTATTTTTCATACTATTTTTTGCGGCTTTTGGTTGCCAAAGTGTTGAAAAACCTAAGAAACCAGATAATTTAATCTCTGAGGAAAAGATGATTGAAATTATGATGGAATCTTACATTAGCAATGCTGCACGAAGTGTAAACAACCGAAAAATAAGATCTTACGGCTTAAAACTAGATTCGGTTATATATGCGAAATATAATGTAGATAGTACCCAAGTTAGTAATAGTAACAATTACTATGCGGCAAATCTAGAGGACTATGAGTCGATGTTTCAAATTATTGATGAACGGTTGAAGGCTTTGAAAAAAGAAGCAGATAGTATTCAAAAATTAGAAGAGGCTAACAAAAGTGAAGAAGAAAAGGTTAAAGATTCCGTTTCGGAACAATCCGGCTTGGTGCCAGCTTTACAGGCATCTTCTCAGGACTCCATTGAGTAA
- a CDS encoding response regulator transcription factor, protein MKKKDIKILLVDDEPDILEIVGYNLSSEGYTVITAENGKQAVKKAKKEIPHLVILDVMMPEMDGMEACEKMRNMPELAETIITFLTARGEDYSQVAGFDAGADDYITKPIKPKVLVSKVKALLRRYKETKEETGKIKLGNLVINREEYKIILGKEEMVLPRKEFELLALLASKPGKVFKREVILDRVWGNEVVVGGRTIDVHIRKLREKLGDEKFKTVKGVGYKFVV, encoded by the coding sequence ATGAAGAAAAAAGACATAAAAATTCTATTAGTAGATGATGAACCAGATATTTTGGAAATAGTTGGTTATAATTTATCATCAGAGGGCTATACAGTTATTACTGCTGAAAACGGTAAACAGGCTGTGAAAAAAGCAAAAAAAGAAATACCGCACTTAGTCATTCTTGATGTAATGATGCCCGAAATGGATGGAATGGAAGCTTGTGAAAAAATGCGTAACATGCCCGAGTTGGCCGAAACCATCATTACCTTTTTAACAGCCCGTGGTGAGGATTACTCACAAGTTGCAGGTTTTGATGCAGGTGCCGATGATTATATTACAAAGCCCATTAAGCCAAAAGTATTGGTAAGTAAAGTGAAAGCATTGCTTAGAAGGTATAAAGAAACAAAAGAAGAAACGGGTAAAATTAAATTAGGTAACTTAGTAATTAATAGAGAAGAGTATAAAATCATTTTAGGCAAAGAGGAAATGGTACTGCCTAGAAAGGAGTTTGAATTATTAGCTTTGTTAGCGTCAAAACCTGGGAAAGTATTTAAACGTGAAGTAATTTTAGACCGTGTTTGGGGCAACGAAGTGGTTGTAGGAGGAAGAACCATCGATGTTCACATTCGTAAGCTTCGTGAAAAACTCGGGGATGAAAAATTTAAAACCGTAAAAGGAGTAGGTTATAAGTTTGTAGTTTAA
- a CDS encoding MGMT family protein, with translation MASEGFFEKVYQVAKQIPYGRVTSYGAIARYLGSAGSARMVGWAMNGSGKDPDVPAHRVVNKRGLLTGKHHFKGTNLMQQLLESEGVEVVDNQIQNFEKLFWDPMKEL, from the coding sequence ATGGCTTCGGAAGGTTTTTTTGAAAAAGTGTACCAAGTTGCAAAACAAATTCCCTACGGAAGAGTAACAAGCTACGGTGCCATTGCCCGTTATTTAGGATCTGCCGGAAGTGCTCGAATGGTAGGTTGGGCTATGAACGGAAGTGGCAAAGATCCAGACGTTCCTGCGCATAGAGTAGTAAATAAAAGAGGATTACTTACCGGAAAGCACCATTTTAAAGGAACCAACTTAATGCAACAGTTGCTGGAAAGTGAAGGAGTAGAGGTTGTTGACAATCAAATTCAGAATTTTGAAAAATTGTTCTGGGACCCCATGAAAGAACTTTAA
- a CDS encoding T9SS type A sorting domain-containing protein — protein MKKITLLVTLFASVASFAQISINEVDSDQTSTDTEEFIELLSDTPNFSLDGYIVVLFNGNTTDNVSYTTVDLAGFQTDSDGYFVIGSDAVSGADVTLGASNTIQNGADAVAIYQDDAANFPNETPATTTNLIDAIVYGTGDDNDTDLLAALGETVQYDEDANGNKDTESLQLNTDGTYCIAEPTLRAESDCEPLSVGDNFESQFSMYPNPASNGLVNIVSKVNGTKQVAIFDVLGKQVINTTLNGERLNIATLTTGVYIVKINQRNASVTKKLVVK, from the coding sequence ATGAAAAAAATTACTTTATTGGTTACACTTTTTGCAAGTGTTGCTTCTTTTGCCCAGATTTCTATTAATGAGGTTGACTCAGATCAAACTTCAACGGACACAGAAGAGTTTATAGAACTTTTGTCCGATACCCCAAACTTTTCACTCGACGGGTATATAGTGGTGCTGTTTAACGGAAACACAACTGACAACGTAAGTTATACAACAGTTGATTTGGCAGGTTTTCAAACCGATTCAGATGGCTATTTTGTTATAGGTAGTGATGCTGTTTCTGGTGCAGACGTAACTTTAGGCGCTAGTAATACTATACAAAATGGTGCAGATGCCGTGGCTATTTATCAAGACGATGCTGCTAACTTTCCAAATGAAACACCAGCTACAACTACCAATTTAATTGATGCTATTGTCTATGGAACAGGTGACGATAACGATACAGACTTATTGGCCGCTTTAGGAGAAACTGTACAATATGATGAAGATGCTAACGGAAACAAGGACACAGAGTCTTTACAGTTAAATACTGATGGAACTTACTGTATTGCTGAACCTACCTTACGAGCTGAGAGTGATTGTGAGCCATTAAGCGTAGGTGATAATTTTGAAAGCCAGTTTTCAATGTACCCAAATCCAGCTTCTAATGGTCTTGTAAATATCGTTTCAAAAGTAAACGGCACAAAACAAGTTGCTATTTTTGATGTATTAGGAAAGCAAGTAATTAATACTACTTTAAATGGTGAGCGTTTAAATATTGCTACACTTACAACTGGTGTTTACATTGTAAAAATAAACCAAAGAAACGCTTCTGTTACTAAGAAGTTAGTAGTGAAGTAA
- a CDS encoding lysine transporter LysE — translation MTVLVNFAIGFLAAFVGVIPPGLLNLYAAKISMKEGRKKGFLFSTGVCITVMFQTLVALFFARFLDQHPEYVSMLQKVALGIFICITIYFFFIAKDTRRQLPDDVNHSKTNRLFSGMLLALVNLLPLPYWVYISITFAGFGWFSFSQPDLWSTVVGSGLGTFAVLAMYVWFFRQKDDQNKLNVNMNFIIGIITAVISVITLLKIMQEI, via the coding sequence ATGACTGTACTTGTAAATTTTGCCATTGGCTTTTTAGCAGCATTTGTAGGAGTAATCCCTCCTGGTTTGCTAAACTTATATGCGGCAAAAATAAGTATGAAAGAAGGTCGGAAAAAAGGATTCTTGTTCTCCACTGGCGTTTGCATTACCGTAATGTTTCAAACCTTGGTCGCTTTATTTTTTGCTCGGTTTTTAGATCAGCACCCTGAGTATGTTTCTATGCTTCAAAAAGTAGCATTGGGTATTTTTATTTGTATCACCATTTATTTTTTCTTCATAGCAAAAGATACCCGTAGGCAATTACCTGATGATGTAAACCATTCTAAAACCAATCGATTATTTTCAGGAATGTTATTGGCGTTAGTAAACCTACTGCCCCTACCATATTGGGTATATATAAGTATCACCTTTGCAGGTTTTGGCTGGTTTAGTTTTTCTCAACCAGACCTATGGAGTACGGTGGTGGGATCAGGTTTAGGCACTTTTGCCGTGTTGGCTATGTATGTGTGGTTTTTTAGGCAAAAAGATGACCAAAACAAACTGAATGTCAACATGAATTTTATCATTGGGATAATCACAGCAGTTATTTCAGTTATTACGTTACTTAAAATTATGCAAGAAATATAA
- a CDS encoding NAD-dependent epimerase/dehydratase family protein, with protein sequence MILVTGGTGLVGSHLLYFLLKENKQVRAIHRKSSDLQAVKKIFSYYVNETEAETLFNKIEWQEANITEIPALTDAFKDITYVYHAAAYISFDPKHYKKLKKANIEGTANIVNLCLAHSVKKLCYVSSVATLGTALNGAPITEETHWNPEEKNNIYSITKYGAEMEVWRGTQEGLDAVIFKPGVILGEGYFNSGSGVIIKTASKGIPFYTDGGMGVVDVQDVVKAMIQGMQTSVKNTSYILVGDNVLYKKLLTKIATTLKVKPPKKRAPKWVLMVFSKFDWFISKLFGTKRTMLKATVNSLYTVSNYSSSKIESELNFQFTPISETLDRVVDRYSMES encoded by the coding sequence ATGATTTTAGTCACCGGAGGCACAGGATTAGTAGGATCGCATTTGTTATATTTTCTTCTGAAAGAAAACAAACAGGTTCGTGCCATCCATAGAAAATCTAGCGATTTGCAAGCTGTGAAAAAGATTTTTAGCTATTATGTAAATGAAACTGAAGCTGAAACACTTTTTAATAAAATTGAATGGCAAGAAGCCAATATCACCGAAATACCAGCTTTAACTGATGCCTTTAAAGATATTACCTATGTATATCACGCTGCCGCCTACATTAGTTTTGACCCTAAGCACTACAAAAAACTAAAGAAAGCCAATATTGAAGGTACAGCGAATATTGTTAATCTATGTTTGGCTCATTCGGTAAAAAAATTGTGTTATGTGAGTTCGGTTGCAACCTTAGGTACAGCTTTAAATGGAGCTCCTATAACAGAAGAAACACATTGGAATCCCGAAGAAAAAAATAATATCTATTCCATTACAAAATACGGAGCCGAGATGGAAGTTTGGCGGGGTACGCAAGAAGGACTGGATGCCGTTATTTTTAAACCGGGCGTTATTCTTGGCGAAGGCTATTTTAATTCTGGTAGTGGCGTAATTATTAAAACGGCTTCAAAAGGAATCCCTTTTTATACTGATGGAGGGATGGGAGTTGTGGATGTACAAGACGTAGTGAAAGCTATGATTCAAGGGATGCAGACTTCAGTAAAAAACACATCATATATATTAGTAGGTGATAATGTATTGTATAAAAAATTACTTACCAAAATAGCCACTACTTTGAAAGTAAAGCCCCCTAAAAAACGAGCACCTAAATGGGTTTTGATGGTATTCAGTAAATTTGATTGGTTTATTTCTAAACTTTTTGGAACAAAACGGACCATGCTAAAAGCTACGGTTAATTCATTATATACGGTCTCTAATTACAGTAGCTCAAAAATTGAATCGGAATTAAATTTTCAGTTTACACCTATTTCTGAAACGTTAGACCGCGTAGTAGATCGTTACTCAATGGAGTCCTGA
- a CDS encoding LuxE/PaaK family acyltransferase, with protein MLQEKIFNIQTPEDFNEIALEVFNFQYEHVKVYRQFCDILKINPKQVKEISEIPFLPIQFFKSHPIIAEGYNEETIFTSSGTTGSITSKHYVASTKLYEESFNKAFQNQYGNPTNYTILALLPSYLEREGSSLIYMVDSLIKQSENINSGFYLHEMDALIEKLTFLEAEGKKTLLLGVSYALLDLIETQSFQLKNTIVMETGGMKGRRKEMIKEELHAVLQQGFGVSEIHSEYGMTELLSQAYSTGNGIFTCPPWMKTLTRDTEDPFTYVNEKNGGINVIDLANLYSCSFIATQDLGKLHKNNTFEILGRFDDSDIRGCNLMML; from the coding sequence ATGCTTCAAGAAAAAATTTTCAACATACAAACACCCGAAGACTTCAATGAAATTGCATTAGAAGTGTTTAACTTTCAATACGAACATGTAAAAGTGTACAGGCAGTTTTGCGATATCTTAAAAATTAATCCGAAGCAAGTAAAAGAAATTTCTGAAATACCATTTCTCCCAATTCAGTTTTTTAAAAGCCATCCTATTATTGCTGAAGGATATAACGAAGAAACTATTTTTACTAGTAGTGGGACCACCGGAAGTATAACAAGTAAACATTATGTTGCCAGTACAAAGCTATACGAAGAAAGTTTCAACAAAGCATTTCAAAATCAATACGGAAACCCTACCAATTATACCATCTTGGCTTTATTACCCTCTTACCTAGAACGCGAAGGTTCTTCCTTAATTTATATGGTCGATTCGTTAATAAAGCAAAGTGAAAATATAAACAGTGGTTTTTATTTACATGAAATGGACGCCCTAATTGAAAAACTTACATTTTTAGAAGCTGAAGGAAAAAAGACCTTATTATTAGGTGTTTCGTATGCGTTATTAGATTTAATTGAAACACAATCATTTCAGTTAAAAAACACCATCGTTATGGAAACTGGCGGTATGAAAGGTCGAAGAAAAGAAATGATAAAAGAAGAATTACACGCAGTACTTCAACAAGGTTTTGGTGTTTCTGAAATACACAGCGAGTATGGAATGACCGAACTACTCTCCCAAGCCTATTCAACCGGAAACGGAATCTTTACCTGTCCGCCTTGGATGAAAACCTTAACTCGAGACACCGAAGATCCATTTACATACGTCAATGAAAAAAACGGAGGAATTAATGTAATCGATTTAGCAAACTTGTATTCATGTAGTTTCATCGCCACCCAAGATTTGGGCAAACTACATAAAAATAACACTTTTGAAATTTTAGGACGATTTGATGATAGCGATATACGAGGCTGCAATTTGATGATGCTGTAA
- a CDS encoding sensor histidine kinase → MAKEFKRTYKFAAYTSSFLTFFLTLVVGVFFYVTKVEMYWFIIAFAIVCFSFSFFFIQYRVEKFIYRRVKKIYDDVRLLDASTFDKKQITTDMATLTREVERFAETKKIEIETLKGRENYRKEFMGNVSHELKTPLFTVQGYILTLLDGAMEDKAIRKKYLQRANKGVERLIYIVKDLDMITKLEVGDLNLNKERFNIIELIQGVFDLFEMKAAKKNITLTFDIDYKESIFVEADRERIQQVLTNLIVNSIKYGKKDGTTEVSIEDLIKNKVIVRVTDNGEGIPKDKIPRLFERFFRVDRSGSRKEGGSGLGLSIVKHILEAHDEKIYLESQLEVGSEFSFTLEKAK, encoded by the coding sequence ATGGCGAAAGAATTTAAAAGAACATACAAGTTTGCTGCCTATACATCAAGCTTTTTGACATTCTTTCTAACACTCGTCGTGGGTGTTTTTTTTTATGTCACTAAAGTTGAGATGTATTGGTTTATAATCGCATTTGCCATTGTGTGTTTTTCTTTTTCATTCTTTTTCATTCAATATAGAGTTGAAAAGTTCATCTATCGTAGAGTAAAAAAAATATATGATGATGTTCGGTTACTCGACGCTTCTACTTTTGATAAAAAACAAATCACTACCGACATGGCAACGCTTACTAGAGAAGTGGAACGTTTTGCTGAAACCAAAAAAATTGAGATTGAAACCCTTAAAGGCCGCGAAAACTATAGGAAAGAATTTATGGGAAACGTTTCTCATGAATTAAAAACTCCCTTATTTACTGTTCAAGGCTATATTTTAACTTTGCTTGATGGTGCTATGGAAGACAAGGCCATCCGTAAAAAATACCTGCAGCGTGCTAATAAAGGTGTGGAACGACTTATATATATTGTAAAAGACCTTGATATGATCACCAAGCTTGAAGTAGGTGATCTAAACCTGAACAAAGAACGCTTCAACATTATCGAACTAATACAAGGTGTTTTTGACCTGTTTGAAATGAAAGCAGCCAAGAAGAATATTACATTAACGTTCGATATTGATTATAAAGAAAGCATTTTTGTGGAAGCAGATCGTGAACGTATACAACAGGTATTGACCAATTTGATTGTAAATTCTATTAAATACGGTAAAAAAGATGGCACAACTGAAGTAAGCATAGAAGACCTAATTAAAAACAAAGTAATTGTAAGGGTGACCGATAATGGCGAAGGTATACCAAAAGATAAAATACCGCGGTTATTCGAACGTTTTTTTAGGGTTGATAGGAGTGGTTCGCGTAAAGAAGGCGGTAGCGGTTTGGGACTTTCTATTGTAAAGCATATTCTCGAAGCCCATGATGAAAAAATTTATTTGGAAAGCCAACTTGAGGTAGGCTCGGAGTTCTCATTCACCCTCGAAAAAGCGAAATAG
- a CDS encoding Mrp/NBP35 family ATP-binding protein yields MKLNKTDILKALETITVAGEGKNMVESGAVKNVVTFADEVIVDVTLSTPALHIKKRAEADIIKTIQEKIDANAKVQVNIKIEAPTKKENPNLIKGKAIPGIQNIVAVASGKGGVGKSTVTANLAVTLSKMGFKVGVLDADIYGPSIPIMFDVAMEKPLSVKVDGKSKMKPVENYGVKILSIGFFTKPDQAVIWRGPMAAKALNQLIFDADWGELDFLLVDLPPGTGDIHLSIMQSLPLTGSVVVSTPQNVALADARKGVAMFQQENIQVPVLGIIENMAYFTPEELPENKYYIFGKEGAKNLAEDLDIPFLGSVPLVQSIRESGDVGRPAAMQTATPTEEAFEEVTKNVVEQTVRRNENLPPTEAIKITTMAGCSAVKK; encoded by the coding sequence ATGAAATTGAATAAAACAGATATACTTAAAGCATTAGAAACCATAACTGTAGCCGGAGAAGGTAAAAATATGGTAGAAAGTGGTGCTGTGAAAAATGTAGTAACATTTGCCGATGAAGTAATTGTAGATGTTACGCTTTCCACTCCTGCTTTACACATTAAAAAAAGAGCTGAAGCAGACATTATAAAAACTATTCAGGAAAAGATAGATGCCAATGCTAAAGTTCAGGTTAATATAAAAATAGAAGCTCCAACAAAAAAGGAAAATCCGAACTTGATTAAAGGGAAAGCCATTCCAGGGATCCAGAATATCGTAGCAGTAGCTTCAGGTAAAGGTGGCGTTGGTAAATCTACCGTAACGGCAAACTTGGCGGTTACCCTTTCAAAAATGGGCTTTAAAGTAGGGGTTCTAGATGCTGATATTTACGGACCATCCATTCCTATTATGTTCGATGTGGCTATGGAAAAACCACTTTCCGTAAAAGTGGATGGAAAAAGTAAAATGAAGCCTGTAGAAAATTATGGCGTTAAAATATTATCGATAGGGTTTTTCACAAAACCAGATCAAGCAGTAATTTGGCGAGGCCCCATGGCTGCAAAAGCATTAAATCAGCTGATTTTTGATGCTGATTGGGGCGAGTTAGATTTCTTATTAGTAGATCTCCCTCCAGGAACGGGTGATATTCACTTAAGTATTATGCAATCCTTGCCATTAACAGGTTCTGTCGTGGTGAGTACGCCTCAAAATGTTGCCTTGGCCGATGCCCGTAAAGGAGTCGCCATGTTTCAGCAAGAAAACATACAAGTGCCCGTATTAGGAATAATAGAAAATATGGCTTATTTTACTCCTGAAGAATTACCGGAGAATAAATATTATATCTTCGGAAAAGAAGGAGCCAAAAATTTAGCTGAAGATTTAGATATCCCCTTTTTAGGAAGTGTGCCATTGGTACAAAGCATTCGGGAATCTGGTGATGTAGGTCGCCCGGCAGCTATGCAAACTGCTACGCCTACCGAAGAGGCTTTTGAAGAAGTAACAAAAAATGTGGTGGAGCAAACGGTACGTCGTAACGAAAATCTCCCCCCAACCGAAGCCATTAAAATAACAACAATGGCAGGTTGTAGTGCCGTTAAAAAATAA